Below is a genomic region from Rosa chinensis cultivar Old Blush chromosome 5, RchiOBHm-V2, whole genome shotgun sequence.
ATCAGCAGAAACGCTAGGTGTTGGAGGAGAAACGCATGGTCTCGGATTCTTGGACCCACAGAGTACGGGCAATCCACCAATCATCTAGCAACCGCAGGCCCCGGATCAAGTAGCCCCGGTATCAGAGTTGGAGTCTATGCGAGCGGAGATCGCAGCCTTCCAGGAACAACAAAGTACCGATCGGGAACAGCAGAGTACCGATAGGGAAACAAACCGCCTTTCTCAACAGATCAGGAgctggaagatgaaaacactGCGCTGGCCCGAGCACTAGACATGAGACACCAGCACAATGAGGCACTCACCCAGGCCCTGGCTAGAGCATCCCAAGTAGCGACAGGCGTAAATGCTACCCCGGTAACGGTAGGCCCCAGCCTCGCCCCATCCCCGTCTACGGAAGGCGGTCACCCGATGATCCAGGTACCGGTAGACTTATTCCTGGAAAGCCTGAGGCATCTGCCACCACCACCGTTACCACAGCCAGTTCAAAGTGACCCACCAGTAACCGATGCAAACACGACATTGCTTTTGGAAATGAGAAACTCTTTGCATGCCCTGCAGGCAAGGGTAGAGGCCACAGAGAATAGGGACACCTAGAGAGCCCTGACCACTTACAAGGACCGTCCGGGTCCTTTTACCCAACAAGTTAGAGGCGCCATTCGAGCGAATATATTAAAACCACTGAAGATTGACTATACGGGAGTTGGGAACCCATACCAGCACCTACAGGCTTTCCAATCGCAAACAAGCTCCAAGGGATATACGGATAAGgtgtgttgtaatatgttccaggagaccttgtcaggggaagctttgagttggttctaTGAACTGCCGATCGGTTCTATAGGGAATTTCAAGGAGCTAGCTGACAAGTTTGTAGCTCGATTCATCTTACGTACCGATGGGATACACACACCAAAGGGCCTGCTAAAGAAactttgaagtcttttgtaaaTCGATGGCAGGCGGCTACCGCTAAGTGCCGGGACCTTAATAAGGAACTGGCTGAGCTGGCTTTCAGGAGGGGCTTAAGGTGCGGAGAATTTCTCTACGAGATTAACCATAACCCTCCGGCTAACTACGACAAGCTGATGGCTACAGCCATCAGACACGCCCAGGCTGAATTTGAAACGTACGGGGACACCCCCAGACTAGAGCTAAGGGTTTCCACCCCAGCCCCGGCGGTCATGGATGAGCCACTAAAGAGGGAGTGGGTCCATAGTCAGGACCGGTCACCCCATACCTCGAGCAAGAGAAGCAAAGAGTCCTCATCCAGGTCCAACAGTTACGGGGCCACTCAGCCTCACCGGGAGCAAAGGGCATAGCAGGCCCCGCGAACACCACCAGCACCCCGGTACGAGGTGTTCACTATCCTTAACGCTTCATACGAGACTATTTGGAACGAGAACAAGGATGAGATACCTGGACCACCCCCGAGGAAGTTCCCAAAGAGTAAACTTACCCAGTAGGATACCGGAAGGTTCTGCACATATCATGAGGATGCCGGACACAATACCAATCTCTGCGTGGCTTTAAAAATTACTATTGAGTCCCTTATCCAGAGGGGCAAGCTTCAGCCGTACCTGCCTGCTAAGGAGATAGGAGCTATAGATGTGTACGGCCAGATCTTCACGATTCACGGTGGGGGCCCGAAAGAGTTACCTCCCCAGAGGAAGAAGCGAAATTCTAGTTTCGGTCACCCGGaagttttcaatttccacaAGGCCCCGCAACAAGACGGAGGTACCGGATGGACATCTGTCACATTCCTGCAGGAGAAGGAAGTTGATCTGAAGATGCCTCATGATGATCCCTTCCTGATCACACTCCAAATGGACCATTACATAATGTCCCAGGTACTCATGGATACCGGGGCCTCGGTTAGCGTATTATTTCGCGACGCATACAAAGCTTTGAACAGAGGAAGGGCCAAGCTGTCACAAGATAATGAGCCCCTCATTAGCTTTTCAGGAGATATCGGCCAGCCACTTGGATCAGATTACCTATAGATCACAGTAGGGGAGAGTCTGAATTGTTCAAGCATCAAAACAAAGTTCATTGTAGTTGACTGCGTCTCATCATATAATGCTATCCTGGGTCGACCGGCACTCTGGCGTCTGAAAACCTTCATTGCAGGTCACATGCTCATGATGAAGGTGCCAACGCCGGTCAGCATCCCCACCATCCGGGGTGATCAGGCTGCGGCGAGGCAATGCTATTCTTTGACTGTATCTCGCGGCAAGGGAAAGTCTGAGATGTTGCCCGTAGCTACTAACCCTCTGACGGACAGGTACGAGGATCCCAGAAATGATACCGACTCTGACAAAGAACGGCCCAGTGCCGTGGAAGACATTGAAGAGGTGGTACTATCAGAGCAGTTCCCGGACAGGACTGTCAAAGTAGGTACCAGGCTGTCTCCGGTTATCAGGGAAAAGTTGATCTCGTTCCTCCGCTCTAACGCATCTGCTTTCTCCTGGTCATACGAGGACATGCCTGGTATACCAACTGAGATAGCCACGCACAATCTAAGCATTATTCCTTTCTCAGCACCGGTAAGACAAAAGCGAAGAGCCTTCACACACGATAAGTACCGGGCTATCCAGGTTGAAGTGAAGAAGTTGATGACCATCAACTTTGTCATGGAAGTGACATACCCCCGGTGGTTAGCCAACGTGGTCATGGTACCAAAGAAATCTCCGAGatcatggcgcatgtgtgtggactacacaaatctcaaccgagcatgccctaaggatagcttcccgctcccgTGAATTGACCAACTAATCTACTCCACTGCTGGGTACCGGTTACTCAGTTTCATGGATGCGTTCAGTGGGTACAACCAAATTCGAATGAACCAGGCAAACGAGGAGCACACTACCTTTACCACAGACAAAGGTCTCTATTGCTAccaggtcatgccttttggattgAAGAATGCAAGTGCcacttatcagcgacttgtcaactccatgtttgaaGAAGTCATCGGTACTATCatggaggtatacgtggacgatatgCTAGTAAAAAGTTTAACCTCAGAGGATCACGTAACCAACTTGTCAATTGTCTTCACCATCATATTACGCAATGGTATGCGGCTTAACCCACAGAAGTGCATCTTTGGGGTCGAGGTAGGAAAGTTCCTCAGGTACATCATTAGCCATAGgggaattgaggccaatccaGAGAAGGTGCAGGCTATATTAGACATGGTATCCCCAACCTACTAGAACGAGGTCCAATCTCTTATAGGTAAGGTAGCCGCCCTGTCAAGATTCATCTTCATGCTGACGGAcaagtgtactcctttcttcagACTGCTAAAAACCCAGCACGTCGAGGTAATAGCTTGGACTGCTGAGCACGAGGCTGCTTTTCTTAGCCTGAAGGCATACTTGTCAGAGGTACCTCTACTTTACAAACCTGTTCCAGGAGAAATACTCTACATATATCTTATGGCATCTTCGACAGCCGTGAGCTCAGCTCTGATTAGGAAGGACTCCGATTGAGAGTACTCGGTGTACTACGCTGGAAAAGGTTACACTGGTGCAGAATCCAGATACCCGGACATTGAAAAAATAGCATTGGCCCTCCTGTTATCGGCCCATAAGCTTAGACATTACTTCCAGGCACACTCAATCACTgttttcactaatcacccattGAGGAAGGTTTTGCAGAAGCCAGAGACATCAGGCAGgttaattaaatgggccatcAAACTAGGGGAGTTCGATATCAAGTACCAGCCCCGGACAGCTATTAAGGGCCAGGCAGCGACAGATTTTATTTCTGAGTCAATTCCCTCTCATAACCCACCCCCGGGATCACCTGAACCACCAGCCCCGGATCCACCTCCACCAAGCACTTGGCGATTGTATGTTGATGGCGCATCTAACAAGAAGACAAGTGGAGCCGATATCCTGCTAATTAGCCCGAACGATCAAGTCTACGAGTACGCCCTCAAATTTGCCTTCAAGGCATCCAACAATGCCGCAGAATACGAGGCACTCATAGCAGGTCTGTAGATCGCCCGGGAACTAGGTGTGCAGCACCTTAATATCTTCGatatacactactagaattttggccttagacatcatgacaattacatcggtgaggaattcacgcgatgtaaaaaaatatcattaacatcgattcctcaaatACCGATTTCTATGCATATTACTGACATCGATTTTTACTGTTGActgatttctacaatttaattctaaaagataaaaaaaggcGGAAATGACTAAGTTTAAAATTTCAGCACGCGGGGACCAAAATTTTCGTTCCCAACACACACTTAGTCAGTTTTTCCACTCTCTCTAACAGCCCATTTTCATCCTCACTCACTGTCTCTAACAAAACTGGCCACCAAGCCATCTCTGTAGCTCTTCCCCGAAACCCTAGCCCTCCCTCCTTCCTCTCCCGCTCTCTTTTCACGGCCACCACTACCTCCCTCTCCTCCGCTCACTCCCGTTACTATCTCTCCGGCGCCATGCCTCCGCTgacaagctctctctctctctctctctctcacacacacacactttctctctctaaaaccctcTTAGTCTCTCTCTGGAATTGACAAAGATGAAGTCTATGCAGCCTCCAAGGAGAAAAGCGCCTCCGCCTTCAGATCTAACTATAAGGCCTTGGATTCAAAGCCTTCGCCGGCGGCTAAGTTGAAGAGTCTGTTGCCGCCAAGGCCGCCGCTGTCAAATCCTCTCAAACGTAAGCTGGGACGCTTCCTAAGAACTCCGTCCATGAAGCCTCTGGATCTCTTCGTCGAGGTACTTCTCTGTTTCTTAACCGACCTGGATCTCTTCGTCGGAAACCTTCCCTTCACTGTTAGTGTGTCAATTTGGATTTCATGGCTTGCTTAGTTGCTACTCACTCTTAGTGAGTTTTgccaaaagattcaaacttcGTGGGCTAAAGTTTTACCAAAATTCCAAACCCTAAATTCATCGAATTCTGCGCTAAAGTTTCGAGCTTGATGAGTTTCATTTGCATTTTGCAGTGATTGAGTTTCTGGGCTGCGTTCCTCTGCTTCAGCGCCTACCCAGCTCCTCGCTCAATAAAATCGCCCAGCTCGTAATTCCAAAGCACTACGGTGAATCCCACAACCTCATTTTTTACTGTGCTATGAAATTTCAATTGTGGTTTTGTATGATCTCAGGGATGGCACTGTCAGTTGACTGAAGAACAATTTATCTCTGTGAAGGAACTAGTACAAATTCAAACTCAATATTCAAAGGAGATCTGATTTAGGAATAATAACAGTTTGAGATTTTGCAACATTAAAAGCCATAGTTATGTTTTCAATTGTTCTTCACCGATTTTATCATTTCTTTTTACTAGTGTTAATACTTTGTAGTTCAGGAAAAAACATGTCCTGTTCCCATTTTACACTAGATAACAGTTTTGTCCTACACACAGTTTTGAGTATAAACTGTAATTTTTGTTAATCTGTTATTTCTTATCTGGACACTAACTTATGTTTAAGTTCAGCTGAAAACAGCTATCAGTCGTGCAACGTCCAGAAATGATTGGATGACTATCAGAGATGCCCTTGAGGTGTCTGCTGAAATGTTTAAGAAGGATGGAAATAATGTTTCAGATTATGTTCAGCGTCATCTTATATCTTTGTCCATTTGGGAGGAATTACGGTATCTTGTTACAAGTCGTTTGGCCCCAGTTTCTTCAAACAACTGATTGTGATGGTCTATAAGTTTTGCTTATCTGTTTTAAAAACCGGTTGTTAATTCTTCTTGTTGGACCATCACATTATCAATTTTAATGCTTAGGTCAAACctcaaattgaaaaaagaaaaagaaaaaagaaggtcTTATATGTGTAGATCAGTTGCAGAACATGGAATAAGTCATTACAGTTTGAGTCTCCTTTGGTGTTCAGAGCTACAGAACTACTATATAATATCAGGTGTAACTAAGTAAACCGAATGGTTTTGTTGGAATtcatcatcagtgcagagataTATAAGAATTGTGAGAGGAACGAATGAATGATATATTATTGATAAGAAACATGCTAGCAGCACATGAAACCTAAACTTATCTAAAATTTGCCATCTCATCCTATTCTAATTGCCCTACAGTTTAGTTGTCCTATTAGTTAATTACGAAGTGGGCTGATGGTTCACTGTTTATGTTAGAGAACTCTCTATCTAATGTTTATCGGTCTTGCACCCCCAACCCCCGCCCCCAAACCCTTCTCCTCCCCTCCTAGAAAAactgatcatttttttttatcattgcaGTTTCTGGGAAAGCTACTTTGACTGTCTAATGGAACGGTCTTCAAACAAGTAAGAATTTTAGACTATTTATCTGTTAGACTACTCAATCCTGTGTTCTGCACTTATGATCAATCTGATCTTTTGTGATTGCATGAGTGCACACTTATGCTGTGTCTGTAAGTTTAAACATCTCATAAATTGGATGGGCTTTTGGGTGCACAGAATGCAAATTATAGCGATTAAATGTTCATAGCCTTCAGGTGGTCTTGCCCCATTGCGTAGTTTGTCATGTTTGATTTGTTTATTCAAccaaataaattgaaattgacACAGCACAATTTGGTCCCAATATCTGTCAATTCCTACCCCCatacacttctttttttttttgggtagatTGTTAGGAAAACCAAGACTAATCAGAAAAACAGTGAATAATTCATTATATGGCTTGAAAATAGTATTTATTGTGCTGGTCACCATGTATTCTTGAAGTAGTTTTATtcattgcttttatttatttatcttacAGAAGCATGAACAACTATTCCTTCTTTTGGCCTTGGTGAGCATGCTTTGGTTGTTGGAAGACTTGGCCTCTCTTCGAGTCTTTCTACTCTATAGTATCCTAATTCTCATTTTCTTATATGTCCTGGATCCATTGTTTCTTATTCTTTGAGTGTCATTATTATGATTCTTCAAATGTGGTCATGTGCTTCTTGGAAAGACAAGTCCCTTAGTCCAACTATCTTGAAACTTCTCTTTCAAATGTGGTCATGCATGTGCTTCTTGGTTAGAGTACAATATTAAACTCTGCTAGCAAAAGTACTCTGAAGAAATTAGCAGAAATGTCTTGGTCTTAATTTGTGTAGTGCTTAAAATACTTGTGTTGCAAGACCCAGTAATCAGGCCACTACATGAACTGGAGAAAAGTAACTTGGAAGATATTCTAATTAAACGACCAGCAGAGGAATGTCTTGTCTTAGTTGCTGCGTCTTTTTCCATGACTGCTTCATTGAGGTAAAGAACTCAGATTCTTCATGACTTTGGTGTGAGTTTTTAGTGATATGGCTTTAATTTCTGGTTTGAAGTATCTAAATATAGGGATATATGGATTCTTGAAATTACGGATTTCTTGATTGTTTGTGGCTGATCAGCTTGGCATTGAATGTGGTTTGGGGTTTTGCCCAAATCGGTTTTAGTTGCTCTGCTCTTAACCATTGAAATTATTTCTTGACTCTTGAAATGCGTAAAATGTAGCTTGATTCTTTGGATTTTCCTATATGGGTGTTGTTTGAAACCTTATTTAAGTATAttcatattatttataaatgtaGTGTATTATTATAATAATTACGAGAAAGGTGGTCACCTCAACGCCTTGAGGCACTCGCCTCGCGAGGCTCTAGGTGGTCGCCTTTGCCTTCGCTTTCGCATTTGAAAACATTGGAAAATACCATTATTTACAAACATCAAGAATCTGGTTACTAAGAATTTTGACATTAAAATGTACCATTGAAGCTGAGGATACTatataagtattttttctttctttcttttgttgtcatttaGATCACTATGCCACAATATTATTTACTCTCCTGCTTAGTGCACAAGAAACAAGAAACTTCTAGGGCGCCATGTGAAATATTATCTGTTGCAAAGTAGTATTTGCTTACTGTTATCATCTATTGTTGTTATAGGTCGACCAACTATGCCTCTTTGGTGACTGATCAGCTATCTTTGGTGGAATTACACATGGTTCTGTATTtcttctctatttatacttttCCTGGCACCTCTtaattatttcctttactttttGTAATATGAGCATAAAAGACTAATAATAACAAATTTGGTTTATATCATCATGAAGGCTAGACTAGGACTTCCTGATCTTGATGCATGGTACATGATTGAAACAATAGCTGAGAAGAACAACATTGGATACACACAATTTGTAAGTaaattttttgtttccttttggtTTCTACTCAAGTTACAGTAGTATCcttgtgttttttattttattttattgcccCTTCCTCTTCTTTCACTTTTCCACTTGAATTCATAAACTGATGATGTTCCTTAACTTTTTCACTGGTTTTCAGATAAAGTTGAGGGGGTTATTGTTGCATGTTCAATAACTACGAATTGGTTACTGGGGAATCAGTTCTTTCAAGGCCCAATCCATGTCTCATGCATTAGCATCTCCACGTTCAAAAGATGCTGCAGTTGAGAGTCAGCAACCTACCGAGGCCTCCGGTGTTGGGAGGAGCTGGGTTAAGAGCATGTTCAGCAGGGATAATTCAACCAGATTAAACTCTTTCAGTATTGTTCGCAAATGGACTTCTGATGGTGGCTCTCCAAGTATTTCAATTGCTAAAATTAGTTGCTTGCATTTTATGTTTTTTCAATACATCACCATAATTTCTTGTCATGAAGCTACAAATGAAAATGGGACATCTCGTAAGCGAGAATTATCTGCAGCTGGACAGAAGAAAACCCAAACCAATGTTCGAGTACTTAGAGGCCATACTGGCCCTATCACTGCTCTACATTGTGTAACAAGGAGGGAAGTTTGGGATCTAGTGGGTGACCGTGAAGACGCAGGTTTCTTCATCAGTGGGAGCACAGACTGCACGGTGAGCTTCGCATTTTTAGTTGCTTCTACCATACAACTCCATTCACAAGAGTCTATCCTGTAAAGAGTTATATTAATTCTTTCAGCAATCTTTCAGGTTAAGATCTGGGATCCTAGTTTACCTGTTGATTATGACTTATGCTATTGAATATATTCAAAGTGGCCGGGCAACGAAGACTCAGAAAGTATACACCCAAGAGGAACTTGACGAGGTCCGCATTGAAGTAGCTTATTATTTGCAGACTTTGCTATAGATGCTGACTCTACCAaagtgattttgagtaaggctagctagATTTTGTAGAAGCATTTTGAAGTAGAACGTTGTACAATTGCAGGTGAACTAAACTGCATGTAGTTATTTCAATGGTCTATTTTGGGCTAGCCTTGTTGTAGGTTGGGGTGTTTTTGCCTATTTTTGGAACTATTAACAATTCTGCTGTTCTACAGAAATTAATGCAATGCCCCATATTCAGTTAATTCAGAATGTCATGTTGTCGAATGTGGATTACAAGCATTTTAGCAGCTATAATTAATTTCTTGGACATCATCTCATATAAAGGATATGATGTATATACACCTGTTTCAAATCAGTGTtaaactacaaaaatgatgTCAATAAAGGGATAATACATCAGTTTCGAAACTAAAATTGATGTCTCGTTTTTCATGGATAACGACGTATTGAGTAAGAAGCGATGTTTAAAAGACTAATCGACGTCGATGTAAACTATAGGGAACGATGTCTAGCATCAATGTGGACATTGATTTACAATTTGGGAAATGATGTCTGAAATCAATGtggacatcgatttataatTTGGGAAACGATGTCTGGAATCAATGTGgacatcgatttacaatttgggAAACGATGTCTAATATTAATATGGACATCGTTGTTAACCTAAAATCTGATGTAATATAGTAAAATGGACATCGCTCCATAAAAGGAAAAGATgtttattataataatgcacATCGTTTATTATATACTAAGGAATGTAGATTGAATCTTAAATAGTAGGATATATGGAAAATATGCGTGAACCTCACAAACGGTAGGCAAAATGAAAAGAATCCGATGTCTGATACCATATAAAACATCGTTTTTAAtatgagtaacgatgttaaaatgaatactCATGCTATTGGACCTATACTTCATTAAGCAttaaatgccaaaatatgaaggtttaacaatatctaaacacACTAATATGTCATCATAATAACTGTTTTATATCGGTTCCATAAGCTTATTCGATGTCTATTGTTGAACtggacatcggtttttgaccGATGTCTTTTTGTTcgtgatctttaacatcacccactaagacatcggatggtttttttttaacatcggtttttggccgatgtctaaGGCAAAAATCCTAGTAGTATTCAGTGATTCTCAGTTAGTCGTGAACCAGGTCAGCGGTAACTTCGAGGCAAAGGAGCCCCACATGTCCTCTTACCAGGCCCTAGCCCGGGCATTGGTTCTGAGATTTACCTCTTACATTTTCACCCAAATACCGAGAGCAGAGAACGACAAGGCAGACGCCCTTGCTAAGATTGCGGCAACTTCTCCAAGTCCTCCCTACGGGGCCACTAAGGTCGAAATACTAGAAAGGCCTAGCACTTCTAAAACGGTGTCAGAAATATTTACGGTGGATCACACAGTCTCCTGGATGGAcccaattttgaaatacatgGTCGACGGTCTAGCATCGGACGATAAGGTCGAGGCCAGGAGACTCCAGTTAAGGTCATCTCGATACACGATCATGAATGGCAAATTATACAGAAGAGGTCACTGCTTCCCCAACCTGAAGTGTGTAACACGGGAGGACggtcacaaaataatgaaggacatACACGCTGGTGTATGCAGTAACCATGCTGGAGCCCGGTCTCTTGCACACAAGACCTTGAGGGCAGGATATTTCTAGCCAACCATGTCGGCCCTAGCTCAAACAATATCTAGTtcttgccacaagtgccaaatgtatgcaaatatccTAAGGGCACCGCCCATTGCCCTTTCCATCCTCCGTGCACCTTGGCCGTTCTGTCAGTGGGGCCTGGACTTAATCGGTAAACTTCCCACAGCAGTGGGACAATTTAAATATGCCATTATCGCTGTagactaccaaacaaagtgggtagaAGTAGAACCTCTTGTCGCTATCACCACGGAAAAGGTGAAAAACTTCctgtggaagaacatctactgcaggTTTGGGGTCCCGGACACCATAGTCACAGACAATGGTACCCAGTTTGACAATGATGAGTTGAGGGCTTACACAGAAAACCTGGGCACTAGGATCCTCTATGcatccccggctcacccccagaccaacggtcaggtcgaggctgtcaacaagataatcaagaagatattgaaaaagaagctcgacgaagCCAAGGGTCTTTGGGCTGCTAAACTCCCAAAGGTGTTGTGGGCTATCAGGACCATGGAAACGGAGGCCATCGGAGAGACccctttctgcatggctttCGGATCTGAAGCGGTTCTCCCTATTAAAACACAAGTCCAGAGTCCCACGATCGAATACTTTGACGCGGGTACCAACTTAGAGGGCCTACAGCTCGATGCTGATTTACTCGAGGAACGAAGGGCTGTGGCACACATGTATAACTTGGCAAACAAGCGGAGGATAGCTCGTTATTATGATGCCAAGGTACAATCCCGGACACTGAAgttgggggactgggtcatgaagcagGTCTACCCAGAGCCCCGGGGACTGGATCCATCCTGGACAGGCCCTTACAAGATCATTGAAGAGGTAGGCCCCACAATCTTTTACATCCGGGACATGGACAGAGTCATTTCCCGGCATCCATGGAATACCCAACGTCTACGGTACTATTACAAGTAGCTCCCGGAGcatcttgtcctagcttttgctttttggccatacagctatggcaagctacccatcgAGTACTCATTCTGTATTAACCACCATGTGGTACTTgaatga
It encodes:
- the LOC121049226 gene encoding uncharacterized protein LOC121049226 — translated: MKVPTPVSIPTIRGDQAAARQCYSLTVSRGKGKSEMLPVATNPLTDRYEDPRNDTDSDKERPSAVEDIEEVVLSEQFPDRTVKVGTRLSPVIREKLISFLRSNASAFSWSYEDMPGIPTEIATHNLSIIPFSAPVRQKRRAFTHDKYRAIQVEVKKLMTINFVMEVTYPRWLANVVMVPKKSPRSWRIGYNQIRMNQANEEHTTFTTDKGLYCYQVMPFGLKNASATYQRLVNSMFEEVIGTIMEVYVDDMLVKSLTSEDHVTNLSIVFTIILRNGMRLNPQKCIFGVEVGKFLRLLKTQHVEVIAWTAEHEAAFLSLKAYLSEYSVYYAGKGYTGAESRYPDIEKIALALLLSAHKLRHYFQAHSITVFTNHPLRKVLQKPETSGRLIKWAIKLGEFDIKYQPRTAIKGQAATDFISESIPSHNPPPGSPEPPAPDPPPPSTWRLYVDGASNKKTSGADILLISPNDQVYEYALKFAFKASNNAAEYEALIAGL
- the LOC112168075 gene encoding DENN domain and WD repeat-containing protein SCD1, coding for MTIRDALEVSAEMFKKDGNNVSDYVQRHLISLSIWEELRFWESYFDCLMERSSNKSTNYASLVTDQLSLVELHMARLGLPDLDAWYMIETIAEKNNIGYTQFIKLRGLLLHVQ